In Halobaculum rubrum, the following are encoded in one genomic region:
- a CDS encoding UPF0179 family protein codes for MSTVTLIGTQLAAEGTEFVYQGESSACEGCPYRGQCLNLTEGRRYRVTGVRDGTQALDCAVHADASVRAVDVEPASVTANVASRGAYAGSRGSLEGPCPHVDCPSHELCEPLGADFDEEYRIAEVHGDPPHEVCHLGRTLTTVTFEAPDDE; via the coding sequence ATGTCCACTGTCACGCTCATCGGTACACAACTCGCCGCCGAGGGAACCGAGTTCGTCTACCAGGGGGAGTCCAGTGCCTGCGAGGGCTGTCCGTACCGCGGCCAGTGTCTCAACCTCACCGAGGGGCGGCGATACCGCGTGACCGGCGTCCGCGACGGGACGCAGGCGCTCGACTGCGCTGTCCACGCGGACGCGAGCGTCCGCGCCGTCGATGTCGAGCCGGCGTCCGTCACCGCGAACGTCGCCTCCCGGGGCGCGTACGCCGGTTCGAGGGGATCGCTCGAGGGACCGTGTCCGCACGTCGACTGCCCGAGCCACGAGCTGTGTGAGCCGCTGGGGGCCGACTTCGACGAGGAGTACCGTATCGCGGAGGTTCACGGCGACCCGCCACACGAGGTGTGTCACCTCGGGCGGACCCTGACGACGGTGACGTTCGAGGCGCCCGACGACGAGTAG